A window from Drosophila miranda strain MSH22 chromosome Y unlocalized genomic scaffold, D.miranda_PacBio2.1 Contig_Y2_pilon, whole genome shotgun sequence encodes these proteins:
- the LOC117193552 gene encoding ribonuclease H1-like, with protein MAFYAVANGRKARIYDTWDKCEQQVKGFKNAVYKKFNTRQEAEQFVNIKGSYAPHEVAVPLGQKQPPPANWGTIKPQKPQYTEAWPDEDHDLVEDELNAAMNEVEGSSSNLKRKGDDSDDRQKKVPRHVSRVAEAAGLKHVGEFEFEIDTEGYVIVYTDGSCIGNGRKGACAGYGVYFGDNHKLNAAKPVSGRVTNNVGEIQAAIHAIKTARNLGIGKLCIYTDSQFLINSITLWVQGWKSRGWMLANNQPVKNVVDFKELDELLQNKDIKVKWNYVEAHKGIKGNEMADKLARQGSALYKELNLK; from the exons ATGGCATTCTATGCTGTGGCGAATGGGCGAAAGGCGCGAATCTATGACACTTGGGACAAATGTGAGCAGCAAGTGAAGGGCTTCAAGAATGCAGTGTATAAGAAATTCAACACACGCCAGGAAGCGGAGCAATTCGTTAACATTAAAGGATCCTACGCACCCCACGAAGTAGCAGTGCCGCTGGGACAAAAGCAGCCTCCGCCAGCCAACTGGGGTACTATCAAGCCACAGAAGCCTCAATATACAGAAGCATGGCCGGACGAAGATCACGACCTGGTGGAGGACGAGCTG AATGCAGCCATGAATGAAGTGGAGGGTAGCAGTAGTAATCTG AAACGCAAAGGGGACGACAGCGACGATAGGCAAAAGAAAGTACCTCGTCATGTATCCCGAGTTGCGGAAGCAGCTGGTCTCAAGCACGTCGGCGAATTTGAGTTTGAAATCGACACTGAGGGCTATGTCATTgtatacacagacggctctTGTATAGGAAATGGTCGCAAAGGTGCATGTGCCGGGTATGGAGTCTATTTTGGCGACAATCACAAGCT AAATGCAGCTAAACCAGTGAGCGGACGCGTCACAAATAACGTGGGCGAGATACAGGCAGCGATTCATGCCATTAAGACAGCACGGAATTTAGGCATTGGGAAGCTTTGCATTTACACGGACTCTCAGTTCCTGATCAACTCTATCACCTTGTGGGTGCAAGGCTGGAAGAGCAGGGGCTGGATGTTGGCAAACAATCAGCCGGTAAAGAATGTAGTTGATTTTAAAGAGCTGGACGAGCTACTCCAAAACAAGGACATCAAAGTAAAATGG AACTATGTGGAGGCCCACAAGGGCATTAAAGGCAACGAAATGGCAGATAAATTGGCGCGACAAGGATCCGCTCTGTACAAAGAACTGAATTTAAAATAA